Within the Sphingobium baderi genome, the region TATTCTGCCGACCGGCAGTTCCAGGAACTGCTCAGCATCACGCACCCCTCGACCTACAACAGCCTGCGCGACAGCCTCAACCGGCTGCTCGACGAGTTGGCCAACAACCCCACGCTCTCGATCGCGACCTATATCCGTCCCGATCAGCCCGTGACCTGGACCCGGACCGAGATACTCGTGCCGGTCGAGAAGGTCCGCGTGATCGGCGGCGTGATCCGCAAATTCCGGGGCAATCTGCGGATTCGCTACGTGATCGACAATGGCCGTTTCTGGCTGACCGCCCTCACCGAGGAAAATTTCGATGCGAACCCCCGTTAAGCGGGCGTTGGCGCTCGCCCTCCTGGCCGCGCCATTGCCCTCAATCGCGCAGACCGTCACCGCGCTGCCCGATCAGACCAGCACGATCCGCCTGTCCAATCGCGACATCAACCATGTCGTCTGTGCCGGCGGCGAGATCGAGGACGTCAGGTTCTCGGCCGAAAAGGCGATCGCCGTCGAGCGCGCCGGTTCCGACGCGTGGATCAAGTTCCTCGTTCGCGAAATCGACGATGCAGGGATGGTTACGCGCAGCTTCGTCACCGTGCCGTCCGAGTTCTTCATCACCTGCAACGGCGCGGTCTATGCGCTCTATGCCGAGCCGTCGGATATTCCGGCGCAGACGGTAATGCTTCAGCCCGGCGCTCCCCAGCGCGCCCGCGCCAATGAGGAATTGCTGGGGCCTCTGGTCGAAGAAGAACGGGCGGTCTCGATCACGCTCTCGATGCTCCAGGACCGGATCCCGGCGAGCTTCACCAGCGTCGCGCCCCGATCCGGGCCGATCCGGCTCCGGGCACTGCCGGGCGCCACGCTGGAGGAACGGCGGCGCATCGAGATCGACGGGTCCGGGCTCTCGGCATCGGAATATCTGGTCTCGGCCGCCGGCGGCGCGCAGCTCGACGAACGCGGCTTTCTCGACGGCGCGCTCGGCGCCAACATCTTCGCGATCACGCTCGA harbors:
- a CDS encoding TraE/TraK family type IV conjugative transfer system protein, which produces MFGRKSPGTPPRDPLIGRPGSYGIHRYLQGASNLFEENRLLKLAVIGLFGITAVLGMVIYTSNQNTRTVIVPFGAGGDLYVTGGEPSEAYLRSMTRNVVSLSGTYSAYSADRQFQELLSITHPSTYNSLRDSLNRLLDELANNPTLSIATYIRPDQPVTWTRTEILVPVEKVRVIGGVIRKFRGNLRIRYVIDNGRFWLTALTEENFDANPR
- a CDS encoding type-F conjugative transfer system secretin TraK codes for the protein MRTPVKRALALALLAAPLPSIAQTVTALPDQTSTIRLSNRDINHVVCAGGEIEDVRFSAEKAIAVERAGSDAWIKFLVREIDDAGMVTRSFVTVPSEFFITCNGAVYALYAEPSDIPAQTVMLQPGAPQRARANEELLGPLVEEERAVSITLSMLQDRIPASFTSVAPRSGPIRLRALPGATLEERRRIEIDGSGLSASEYLVSAAGGAQLDERGFLDGALGANIFAITLDRGNIEAGEAARLIVVRRGAGQ